The nucleotide sequence CGCGCGGCGGCGCAGTAGCGCAACATGGTTTCAAGCGCGCGCAGGTTATGGCGGCACACGGCCCGCATGTTGTCGGGCGTGGCCCTGGCAAGGGTAAGACCGCTGAGGTCGGCGTGGGGAACCCCGATGGTCTTGCAGGCAAATCCGTAGCGTATCATGGAGCTACTGTAGCTGATTTGCGGCTGGCGGCAAGAGGGTGCGGCGGGCCTTAACGCAATGTTTACGCCGATATGGTATCAAGGCGAAAAAACGCTGTGCGCATTGACCATGCCGGGCATGGCCGCTGTGCGCAAATCCCTGATGGCAGTGGTATCCGCCAGATGCAACAGAAGGCGCAATGATCGGCAGCAGCTCGGATATATCGGTGGCTTTGGTGAAAAATGCGGTGTGAAACCCGTGGCGCGCGGCCCTCTGTCTTGTGTGCTGCATGGTGGCTGGCCTTATGTGCGGCACGGTCTATAATGCCGATCTTGGGCGCATGGCCATTCCGGTGCTGATTTTTCACAACGAGCAGGACGCCTGCAAGGTCAGCCCCTATTCCGGCGTGCGAGGCCTGCAGAGCGCCCTGAAAAATGCGCCGCGCAAGGATATTGTAAGCATTTCGCACGGCGACGGCATTGGCGACGCCTGTCAGGGCATGTCGGCCCACGGGTATTTGGGGGTGGAAGGTCAGGCGGTTGCCGCCATTGCCAAGTGGATATTTACCAATGTGCCCCAGTCGGCAAAATAACTCCCGTCCATAGCCCGCCCGCCACGGCTTGCCGACGTGCAGGCGCACGGGCGGCGGCCTCGCGGCGATACTACCACAAGCCCCGCATGCGTAAGCGCGCATGCGGGGCTTGCGTCATCTTATGCGTTTGCATTGTCAGATAGTTATGACTGTTGTCATTTTTTTATGACAATTCGCCGGGCCATTGCGGGTAAAGAACCCGTAAACTCCCATTAATCACACAAATTTTTTAAATGGTGTATTTGGCATTGGTTTTGCTTTTTGTGGCTAAATTCACAATATGCGCCAGCAAGAGCATTTTTCGGACAAAGATGCTCTTGGCTCTGGCGGAACCATCAGCCATGGAGACCAAAACCATGCCGTATCCTTCTAAGCGCGTCTGGATTGTGGGCTGTATTGCCCTGGCCGCGTGCGTAGGCCTGGCGGCAGCGGGGGTGTCGTATTCGTCACAGACGGCGTTTTGTCTGTCCTGTCACGAAATGCGCGTGTATCAGGACGAACTGATGCTGTCACCGCACGCCAAGGACGCACAGGGCAAAGCCATCGGATGCTCGCAATGCCATATCCCGTCGGGCAATCTGGCCCGCATGCTCGGGGCCAAGGCATGGATGGGAATCAAGGACTTGTGGGTGCACAACGTGGACGGCGGCACAGACCTCAACCGGGCCGCCATGCAGCCCATTGCCCGCCGCTTCACCGACGACGCCAACTGCCGGGCCTGCCACAAGGATTTGACCCGCAACGCCAAGGCTGACGGGCCGGTTTCTGTCGAGGGCCGCCTGGCCCACGAAAACTACGAGGGCAAAAACGGTCAGGCCCGCAGCGGCTGCGTGGGGTGCCACCGCAACCTCGCCCATTTGCCCGTTTTTGACGAGCGCATACCCGCCAATACCAAGTTTGCACAGAAAATTAAGGAGATACGGCCATGACCCGCAACAAGAAACTGCTCATCGTTCTGCTTGCCCTGGCGGTGCTGGCGGGCGGCTATTTTCTGTACATGGCCTGGGCCTTTCCTGCAGAGCGGTGCGAGGCGGCAAAACACCTGGATGCGCCGCAGATGGCGGGCGACTGCTACGCCTGCCACATGAAAAGCACCCCGCGCGTTGCGCAGGAATGGTACGAAAGCAAGCACGGCATCACGCTTGTGCGCTGCCAGACCTGTCACGGCATGCCTGACGGCAAGGGGGCCATTCCTTTTACCCGCAAGCCGGGGGTCGAGGTGTGCGCCCGTTGCCATTCGCTTTCCATCCAGCGCATGGAGGCCAAGTTTGGCAAGCGCGATGACTGCTCGTCCTGCCATCCCAACCACCAAAGCCCCATGCACGGCAAGGCGTATGAATATCGCATGCCCAGCGGCAAAACGGATTTGTAGCCCGCGCCAGCCGCATATAGGCGCAGGCCGCCCACGCGGCCCAAACTGGCCCTGCCCGCAGCGGGCGGCCATGCTCACAAAACAATCATGCCAAGCTAACAGCGAGGTGCGGATATGAATTCATCGCGTCGTGATTTTTTACGGTTTTTTGCCATGTCTGCCGCCATGGCGGCGGCTACGGGCGCAGGGCTGCCCACCCTTGCCCTTGCGGCGGACGACAACAAGCCCGACAAATGGGTCAAGGGCGTGTGCCGCTACTGCGGCACGGGCTGCGGCGTGCTGGTGGGCGTTAAAAACGGCAAGGCCGTTGCCATTCAGGGCGACCCCAACAACCACAATGCTGGCCTTTTGTGCCTCAAGGGTTCGCTGCTCATCCCCGTGCTCAACTCAAAGGAGCGCGTCACCCAGCCCATGCTGCGCCGCACCAAGGGCGGCCCGCTTGAGCCCATAAGCTGGGACGAGGCCCTTGACCTTATGGCTTCCAAGTTCCGGCACAGCATCGACACGTTTGGCCCCAATTCCGTAGCCTGGTACGGCTCGGGCCAGTGTCTGACCGAAGAGAGCTACCTTGCCAACAAAATTTTCAAGGGCGGCTTTGGCACCAACAACGTGGACGGCAACCCCCGCCTGTGCATGGCCTCGGCCGTGGGCGGCTACACCACCACGTTCGGCAAGGACGAACCCATGGGAACGTATGCCGACATCGACCAGGCCACCTGCTTTTTCATCATCGGTTCCAACACGTCAGAGGCGCATCCCGTGCTGTTTCGCCGCATTGCCCGCCGCAAACAGGTGGAGCCGGGCATAACGATCATTGTGGCCGACCCTCGCCGTACCAATACCTCGCGCATTGCCGACATGCACGTGGCCTTTCGCCCCGGCACAGACCTGGCCTTTATGCACAGCATGGCCTGGGTGATCATCAATGAAGAGCTGGACAACCCGCGCTTCTGGCAGCGCTATGTGAGCTTTGTGGATGCCGAGGGCAAGCCCTCTGATTTTGAGGGCTACAAGGCCTTTTTGGAAAACTATCGGCCCGAAAAAGTGGCCGGGATATGCCGCATCCCTGTGGAGCAGATATACAAGGCGGCCCGCGCCTTTGCCGAATCGTCCGCGACCATGAGCCTGTGGTGCATGGGCATCAACCAGCGGGTGCAGGGCGTTTTTGCCAACAATCTCATCCACAACCTGCATCTGCTGACCGGGCAGATATGCCGCCCGGGCGCAACGCCGTTTTCGCTCACCGGGCAGCCCAATGCCTGCGGCGGCGTGCGCGACACCGGCGCTCTGGCGCATCTGCTGCCTGCCGGGCGCGCTATTACCAACCCCAAGCACCGGGCAGAGATGGAAAAGCTGTGGAACCTGCCGGAAGGGCGCATTTCGCCCAATCCCGGTCACCACACCGTGGCGCTGTTTGAGGCCTTGGGGCGGGGCGAGGTGAAGTGCATGGTCATTTGCGAGACAAACCCCGCGCACACCCTGCCCAACCTGAACAAGGTTCACAAGGCCATGTCGAACCCGGAATCGTTCCTGGTGTGCATCGAGGCCTTCCCCGATGCCGTAACCCTGCAATACGCCGACCTTGTGCTTGCGCCTTCTTTCTGGTGCGAGCGCGACGGCGTGTACGGCTGCGGCGAGCGGCGCTATTCGCTGACCGAAAAGGCCGTAGATTCGCCCGGTCAGTGCCGCCCCACGGTCAACACCCTGGTGGAATTCGCCAAGCGGGCGGGGGTTGACCCCAAGCTGGTGAATTTTAAAAACGCCGAGGATGTCTGGAACGAATGGCGCATGGTGGCCAAGGGCACCACGTACGATTTTTACGGTATGACCCGCGAGCGCCTGCGCAAGGAGTCGGGCATCCTCTGGCCCTGCCCCTCGGAGGACCACCCCGGCACCAACCTGCGCTTTGTACGCGGGCATGACCCGCTGGTGCCTGCCGACCACCCGGACAAGTTCTTTTTTTACGGCAAGCCGGACGGCAAGGCCACCATATTCATGCGCCCGGCCAAGGGCGCGGCGGAGG is from Desulfovibrio desulfuricans and encodes:
- a CDS encoding nitrate reductase produces the protein MNSSRRDFLRFFAMSAAMAAATGAGLPTLALAADDNKPDKWVKGVCRYCGTGCGVLVGVKNGKAVAIQGDPNNHNAGLLCLKGSLLIPVLNSKERVTQPMLRRTKGGPLEPISWDEALDLMASKFRHSIDTFGPNSVAWYGSGQCLTEESYLANKIFKGGFGTNNVDGNPRLCMASAVGGYTTTFGKDEPMGTYADIDQATCFFIIGSNTSEAHPVLFRRIARRKQVEPGITIIVADPRRTNTSRIADMHVAFRPGTDLAFMHSMAWVIINEELDNPRFWQRYVSFVDAEGKPSDFEGYKAFLENYRPEKVAGICRIPVEQIYKAARAFAESSATMSLWCMGINQRVQGVFANNLIHNLHLLTGQICRPGATPFSLTGQPNACGGVRDTGALAHLLPAGRAITNPKHRAEMEKLWNLPEGRISPNPGHHTVALFEALGRGEVKCMVICETNPAHTLPNLNKVHKAMSNPESFLVCIEAFPDAVTLQYADLVLAPSFWCERDGVYGCGERRYSLTEKAVDSPGQCRPTVNTLVEFAKRAGVDPKLVNFKNAEDVWNEWRMVAKGTTYDFYGMTRERLRKESGILWPCPSEDHPGTNLRFVRGHDPLVPADHPDKFFFYGKPDGKATIFMRPAKGAAEEPDAEYPLYLTSMRVIDHWHTSTMTGKVPELLKANPAAFVEINEQDAAALGIRHGETVVLETRRDKMELPARVSDVCRPGLVAVPFFDPKKLVNKLFLDATDPGSREPEYKICAARVRKA
- a CDS encoding cytochrome c3 family protein — protein: MPYPSKRVWIVGCIALAACVGLAAAGVSYSSQTAFCLSCHEMRVYQDELMLSPHAKDAQGKAIGCSQCHIPSGNLARMLGAKAWMGIKDLWVHNVDGGTDLNRAAMQPIARRFTDDANCRACHKDLTRNAKADGPVSVEGRLAHENYEGKNGQARSGCVGCHRNLAHLPVFDERIPANTKFAQKIKEIRP